The following proteins come from a genomic window of Bacteroidales bacterium:
- a CDS encoding PKD domain-containing protein, translating into MYFKSLLTALLCLFLLQQAFTQQQEISQTIDEIFGSRGEIYFRFDAESADLVTLSRIISIDQVKGKTVFAYANKSEFAGFLKEELAYELLPKPGELIKNPKMLDEVNIREITEWDFYPTYTAYLDMMNQYATDYPALCEVFSIGQSVQGRQLMMAKISKNVSTREAEPQFLYTGTIHGDETTGYILLLRLIDYLLENYGTDPKVTYLLDNAEIWINPASNPDGTYHGGNNTVNGAQRYNANDIDLNRNYPDPEDGPHPDGNAWQPETIAFMQLAEDNHFVMSGNTHGGEEVLNYPWDTWPTLHADDDWWIYVCRQYVDTVHLYSPANYMNEFDNGITNGYAWYSISGGRQDYMNYFHNCRELTMEISDTKLLPPSQLPSHWNWNFRSLLNYIEQSTYGINGIVTNNTTGLPLNAKVTIVGHDFDNSFVFTDPQTGFYQRLLEAGTYDLTFTAPGHYPVTVQDVVVTRYNTVSVDVQMDAGELAADFSASSNIISVGSAVNFQDESYGAPTSWQWQFPGGAPATSQSQNPQNIVYSAAGSFPVTLTVTDSNGNQNTITKQDFITVNAEFLMNNQTITICSGNFYDSGGETGNYDDNENYIMTIKPETTGANIIVQFVSFDVEYQSSCNYDWLKIYDGTSTSSPLIGTYCGTNSPGTIEASNAQGALTFRFQSDNSVTKAGWKAIVSCSFVGLPPVAGFTADQTEVNIGETVYFTDLSTNSPTSWLWHFEGGNPSTSSAQFPTVIYPDLGEFDVKLVVENAYGIDSVIYENYIKVDSAIGIAKVHSNSLNIYPNPVNIDLITITSATPIAEVTIYDLYGKVLIREKQSHSDCFQLSVAILQNGIYLIKVLDESGWKTSKVTVLR; encoded by the coding sequence ATGTATTTTAAATCTCTACTAACTGCACTACTTTGCTTGTTTTTACTGCAACAGGCTTTCACACAACAGCAGGAAATCTCACAAACTATTGATGAGATTTTCGGATCAAGAGGCGAAATTTATTTCCGGTTCGATGCTGAAAGTGCTGATTTGGTAACACTATCGAGAATAATTTCAATTGATCAGGTGAAAGGTAAAACTGTTTTTGCCTATGCCAACAAAAGTGAATTTGCAGGCTTTTTGAAAGAGGAGCTTGCGTATGAACTTTTACCCAAGCCCGGCGAATTGATCAAAAACCCGAAAATGCTCGACGAGGTGAATATCCGAGAAATTACCGAATGGGATTTTTACCCGACTTACACGGCGTATCTGGATATGATGAACCAGTATGCAACAGATTACCCTGCTTTATGCGAAGTCTTCAGCATTGGTCAGTCAGTGCAGGGTAGGCAATTGATGATGGCTAAAATTTCGAAAAATGTCAGCACAAGGGAAGCGGAACCTCAGTTTCTTTACACCGGCACTATTCATGGCGATGAAACAACCGGTTATATACTGTTGTTGCGGTTGATCGATTATTTGCTCGAAAATTACGGCACCGACCCAAAAGTCACCTACTTACTCGACAATGCCGAGATATGGATTAACCCGGCTTCCAATCCAGATGGAACTTATCACGGCGGAAATAATACAGTGAATGGAGCTCAGCGATACAATGCCAATGATATTGATTTAAACCGCAATTATCCAGACCCCGAAGACGGACCCCATCCCGATGGCAACGCATGGCAACCTGAGACGATTGCTTTCATGCAACTGGCCGAAGATAATCATTTCGTGATGTCGGGCAATACCCATGGTGGCGAGGAGGTGCTGAATTATCCCTGGGATACATGGCCCACCTTACACGCTGATGATGACTGGTGGATTTATGTTTGCCGCCAGTACGTCGATACCGTGCACCTTTATTCGCCTGCCAATTACATGAACGAGTTCGACAACGGGATTACGAACGGTTATGCCTGGTACTCCATCAGCGGCGGAAGACAGGATTACATGAATTATTTTCACAATTGCCGGGAGTTAACCATGGAGATTTCGGACACGAAATTACTTCCACCTTCCCAATTGCCTTCACACTGGAACTGGAATTTTCGTTCTTTACTTAACTATATTGAGCAGAGCACCTATGGAATCAATGGCATTGTTACCAATAACACAACAGGATTGCCATTGAATGCAAAAGTTACAATTGTAGGTCATGATTTCGATAATTCCTTCGTATTTACCGATCCTCAAACCGGGTTCTACCAGCGGTTGCTCGAAGCCGGGACCTATGACCTGACCTTCACCGCTCCGGGACATTACCCGGTGACAGTTCAGGATGTTGTGGTTACCCGTTACAACACAGTCAGCGTAGATGTACAGATGGATGCCGGCGAGCTGGCTGCTGATTTTTCAGCATCGTCCAACATCATTTCGGTTGGCAGTGCGGTAAATTTCCAGGATGAATCCTATGGCGCCCCGACAAGCTGGCAATGGCAGTTCCCCGGCGGGGCTCCTGCCACTTCGCAATCCCAAAACCCTCAAAATATCGTTTATTCCGCTGCAGGTTCATTCCCGGTAACGCTGACGGTGACTGACAGCAACGGCAATCAGAATACAATCACAAAACAGGATTTTATCACAGTGAATGCCGAATTCCTGATGAACAACCAGACCATCACCATTTGCTCGGGTAATTTTTATGATTCCGGCGGCGAGACCGGCAACTATGATGACAACGAAAATTATATCATGACCATTAAACCCGAGACTACCGGGGCCAACATCATTGTCCAGTTTGTATCGTTTGATGTCGAATACCAATCCTCCTGCAATTACGACTGGCTGAAAATTTATGATGGAACGAGCACTTCATCGCCACTTATCGGCACGTATTGCGGAACCAACTCGCCCGGAACTATCGAAGCTTCTAATGCACAGGGAGCGCTTACCTTCCGTTTTCAATCCGATAACTCGGTTACAAAAGCAGGTTGGAAAGCCATTGTCAGTTGCAGCTTTGTCGGGCTGCCACCTGTAGCCGGTTTCACGGCCGACCAAACCGAAGTAAACATAGGCGAAACCGTCTATTTTACTGATCTTTCCACCAACAGTCCAACGTCCTGGCTTTGGCATTTCGAAGGGGGTAACCCATCCACCTCTTCAGCACAATTTCCTACAGTAATTTATCCTGATCTGGGAGAATTTGACGTGAAACTGGTAGTTGAGAATGCCTACGGCATAGATTCGGTAATTTACGAAAATTATATCAAGGTGGACAGCGCCATCGGCATTGCCAAAGTCCATTCCAACAGTCTGAATATCTATCCCAATCCGGTAAACATTGATCTGATCACCATCACTTCAGCCACACCCATTGCTGAGGTTACTATTTATGACCTGTACGGCAAAGTCCTGATCAGGGAAAAGCAAAGTCATTCGGATTGTTTTCAGTTGAGCGTTGCCATCCTTCAAAATGGTATTTACCTGATCAAAGTGCTGGACGAAAGCGGCTGGAAAACCTCAAAGGTGACGGTGCTGAGGTAG
- a CDS encoding 4-hydroxy-tetrahydrodipicolinate synthase — protein MEHKFKGTGVALVTPFHKYGTIDFTSLEKMVEHVIGGGVNYLVVLGTTGESSTMSDDERNAVIEFVIETCNKRLPVVIGVGGNNTQEIVNRIKNMSFDGIDGILSVCPYYNKPQQKGIFYHYTTIASVCPVPIILYNVPGRTGTNMKAETTVQLAKEVDNIVAIKEASGNFSQIMEILRGKPEDFTVISGDDALTLPLMALGAEGVISVVANAFPSEFSKMVNLCLAHKFADAQKIHYALLPFIEKLFEDGSPGGVKAALQIMGLCENSLRLPVVKVNKAIYFQLQQLINEFSSNK, from the coding sequence ATGGAGCACAAGTTTAAAGGTACGGGAGTAGCGCTGGTGACGCCGTTTCACAAATACGGAACAATTGATTTTACTTCACTTGAGAAGATGGTTGAGCATGTTATCGGTGGTGGTGTGAACTATTTGGTTGTACTGGGAACTACAGGCGAATCGTCCACCATGTCGGATGACGAGCGGAACGCCGTGATTGAATTTGTGATTGAGACCTGCAATAAACGGTTACCGGTTGTTATCGGTGTTGGCGGAAACAATACACAGGAAATCGTGAACAGGATCAAAAATATGTCGTTTGATGGGATTGACGGAATTCTTTCCGTTTGCCCCTATTACAACAAGCCCCAGCAGAAGGGAATCTTTTATCATTATACTACCATTGCCAGCGTTTGTCCGGTTCCGATCATTCTTTACAATGTTCCGGGTCGCACGGGAACCAATATGAAAGCCGAAACCACCGTGCAACTTGCTAAAGAGGTGGATAATATTGTTGCTATTAAAGAAGCCTCGGGTAACTTTTCCCAGATAATGGAAATACTTCGCGGTAAACCTGAGGATTTCACAGTAATTTCCGGGGACGACGCATTAACGCTTCCCCTCATGGCGCTTGGCGCTGAAGGAGTTATCTCTGTTGTTGCCAATGCTTTTCCTTCCGAGTTCTCAAAGATGGTGAACCTTTGCCTGGCACACAAATTTGCAGATGCTCAGAAAATTCATTACGCGCTGCTGCCCTTTATCGAAAAGCTTTTTGAAGACGGAAGTCCAGGGGGAGTAAAAGCAGCCCTGCAGATCATGGGACTCTGCGAAAACAGCCTCAGACTGCCGGTGGTTAAAGTAAACAAGGCCATCTATTTTCAACTTCAACAACTAATCAACGAATTTTCATCCAACAAATAA